One region of Propionispora vibrioides genomic DNA includes:
- a CDS encoding ABC transporter permease gives MKSLILKSLLHRKLQSLAIAISIAFGIAIIFAIAAIYQGVHSGMELSKQRMGADIVVIPGGVTMEPSLYLFGGATVNTYMPKETFDILRKLPGVTKATPQFFTHTLTADCHDIGTNNRMLGYDPDSDWILQPWLKKINKNCLADDEVILGAKVPTWTQDKISILGKWYNIVTIAEETGTTLDYSLFVSMEEARRVAGSSSQLQSVWANEGNPTGLISSVLLQIDPAVKASSIVDKIQQIGYFQTIVAAEVKQRIIDQFTILVYLLGSVGALTAILSLFHLFTRFYALTWERQAEWGLYLAIGASALDLAALIVGEAVTVSLIGSVCGIALGSLLYVGGLHILQYYQSFPFIQPSWQFLTATALLLVVSFSGLGALAAWLPAYRGSQIDPSTIMTRGEFD, from the coding sequence ATGAAGTCGCTGATTTTGAAAAGCCTGCTGCACCGAAAATTGCAAAGTCTGGCCATTGCCATATCCATTGCATTCGGCATCGCTATTATTTTTGCTATTGCGGCCATCTATCAAGGTGTACATTCAGGCATGGAGCTTTCCAAGCAACGGATGGGTGCCGATATCGTGGTCATCCCTGGTGGGGTAACCATGGAGCCCAGTTTATATCTGTTTGGCGGTGCAACGGTGAATACCTATATGCCAAAAGAGACCTTCGACATATTAAGAAAACTGCCGGGGGTGACCAAGGCCACTCCTCAGTTTTTTACGCATACGCTCACAGCCGACTGTCACGACATCGGAACAAACAATCGGATGCTCGGCTATGATCCGGACAGCGACTGGATTCTTCAGCCGTGGCTGAAAAAAATCAATAAAAACTGCCTGGCTGACGATGAAGTCATACTTGGAGCCAAAGTGCCAACTTGGACACAGGATAAAATATCTATTCTAGGCAAATGGTACAATATTGTAACTATTGCCGAGGAAACAGGCACTACTCTGGATTATTCCCTGTTTGTCAGTATGGAGGAAGCACGGCGGGTAGCCGGTAGCAGTTCGCAGCTCCAATCGGTTTGGGCAAACGAAGGTAATCCGACGGGCCTGATCTCTTCGGTACTGCTACAAATTGATCCCGCAGTAAAGGCGAGCAGTATCGTTGACAAGATTCAACAGATCGGCTACTTTCAGACTATTGTCGCAGCGGAAGTGAAACAGCGCATTATCGATCAGTTCACCATACTGGTGTACCTGTTGGGCAGTGTAGGTGCATTAACTGCTATATTATCACTATTTCATCTATTTACCCGTTTCTATGCACTGACCTGGGAACGGCAGGCGGAATGGGGATTATATCTGGCTATCGGTGCCTCCGCCCTGGACCTCGCAGCCCTGATTGTGGGTGAGGCTGTAACAGTTTCCCTGATCGGTTCGGTATGCGGAATAGCATTGGGCAGTCTTTTGTATGTCGGTGGCCTGCACATCCTCCAGTATTACCAGTCTTTTCCGTTTATCCAGCCCTCCTGGCAGTTTTTAACAGCAACAGCCCTCCTGCTAGTTGTCAGCTTCTCGGGACTGGGTGCACTGGCCGCCTGGCTGCCGGCCTATCGAGGCAGCCAAATTGATCCGAGTACGATTATGACTCGCGGCGAATTCGATTAA
- a CDS encoding DUF4418 family protein, with protein MNYEKILAWVVLLLSMGLLLLPRIIPICTGLAGGKPMTCHYTYQAEFLVTLLAVIVAGSLFALHTAEARLLSGFILALLGVIVVVLPQPWAIGLCTYGNCQKTAFFSVCGGSLLTLTGAAIAWYSSRKIQTDPENWEDNA; from the coding sequence ATGAACTATGAGAAGATTTTAGCCTGGGTGGTTCTACTTCTTAGCATGGGACTTTTACTCCTACCAAGAATCATTCCAATTTGCACAGGACTTGCCGGCGGCAAACCGATGACCTGCCATTATACTTACCAGGCGGAATTTCTGGTGACCTTGCTTGCCGTGATTGTCGCCGGCAGCCTGTTTGCGCTGCATACCGCTGAGGCCCGCCTACTGAGCGGATTTATCCTCGCACTCCTGGGCGTAATCGTGGTGGTATTGCCGCAACCATGGGCCATTGGTTTATGCACTTATGGTAACTGCCAAAAAACTGCATTCTTTTCCGTATGCGGCGGTAGCCTATTGACTTTGACCGGAGCGGCAATCGCCTGGTATAGCTCCAGAAAAATACAAACCGATCCAGAAAATTGGGAGGACAATGCATGA
- a CDS encoding ABC transporter ATP-binding protein codes for MSAILAVHHIHKNYDDESILTNISFTLETGRSLAITGQSGSGKTTLLSIIGLLQQATSGQIVIAGQNTGSLSPKQQARLRATYLGFVFQRSRLINSLTAYENVVVPAYFARTGKNADKRALELLTDFGLEHRLNHRPQELSLGQLRRVALARALLLNPKILLADEPTNDLDPTLAKVVTDSLFQARDNGSTVIIVTHDLELAERADARLHLQQGRLTVPDVTTDLA; via the coding sequence ATGTCAGCCATTTTGGCAGTTCATCACATTCATAAGAATTATGACGACGAGAGCATTTTAACGAATATTTCCTTTACGTTGGAGACGGGAAGATCATTGGCGATTACCGGGCAGTCGGGCAGCGGCAAGACCACATTGCTTTCGATTATTGGATTACTGCAGCAGGCAACTTCAGGACAGATAGTAATAGCCGGACAAAACACCGGTAGTTTAAGCCCAAAACAGCAAGCCCGGCTACGGGCCACTTATTTGGGTTTTGTCTTTCAGCGCTCCCGGCTAATTAATTCGCTGACCGCCTATGAAAATGTCGTTGTTCCCGCCTATTTTGCCCGGACGGGCAAAAACGCCGATAAACGCGCCCTTGAGCTACTGACTGATTTTGGCCTTGAGCACCGGCTGAATCACCGTCCCCAGGAACTCAGTCTCGGCCAGTTAAGACGGGTGGCTCTGGCTCGGGCCCTGCTGCTTAATCCTAAAATCCTGTTAGCGGATGAACCGACAAACGACCTTGATCCCACTCTGGCCAAAGTCGTGACAGACAGTCTGTTTCAAGCCCGCGACAACGGCAGTACCGTTATTATTGTCACCCATGACCTTGAACTGGCCGAGCGGGCTGATGCCCGACTTCATTTGCAGCAGGGCCGGCTAACTGTTCCAGATGTGACAACAGATTTGGCCTAG
- a CDS encoding YdcF family protein produces the protein MKDEFHTAINTISRFLAFRNLEKFTRDHLQKTYSLDKVAVLVVFGNDLPCVPAVACQAYQVGLCDYLLMCGGIGHSTEILRKKLRENPLYANCNLQGGEGDIFTEIARKLYHIPAERILVENRSTNCSENSRFALKVLKEQGVEYPSIALLQDPLLQYRSYISLKQYLPKDTLLVSYAPFIPEMNRKMEFDNRIEDLWSKERFYELLMGEIWRLRDDEKGYGPQGKNYFGHIDIPHRVEISYDLLREPLKNYLGRCE, from the coding sequence ATGAAAGATGAATTTCACACAGCGATTAATACCATAAGCCGTTTTCTGGCGTTTAGAAATTTGGAAAAGTTCACACGAGATCATTTACAAAAAACGTACAGTTTGGACAAAGTAGCTGTACTAGTTGTATTTGGCAATGATCTGCCTTGTGTTCCGGCAGTGGCCTGTCAGGCATATCAGGTCGGACTATGTGATTATTTGCTGATGTGCGGCGGCATCGGACACTCTACGGAGATTCTCAGGAAAAAACTCAGAGAGAATCCTCTATATGCAAACTGTAATTTGCAAGGCGGTGAGGGGGATATTTTCACCGAAATAGCCCGAAAGCTTTATCATATACCGGCAGAGAGAATCTTGGTTGAAAACCGATCAACCAATTGTAGTGAAAATAGTCGATTTGCCTTGAAGGTTTTAAAGGAGCAGGGAGTAGAATATCCTTCGATAGCTTTGTTGCAGGATCCTCTGTTGCAATATCGGAGTTATATTTCTTTAAAACAATATCTTCCGAAAGACACTTTGCTGGTTAGTTATGCACCCTTTATTCCTGAAATGAATCGCAAAATGGAGTTTGATAACAGGATAGAGGATTTATGGAGTAAAGAACGTTTCTACGAATTGTTAATGGGGGAAATATGGCGTTTGCGGGATGATGAGAAAGGCTATGGCCCACAGGGAAAAAATTACTTTGGACACATAGATATTCCGCATCGGGTGGAAATTAGCTATGATCTGCTAAGGGAACCATTAAAAAACTATTTAGGCAGGTGTGAATAA
- a CDS encoding zinc-dependent dehydrogenase, with protein sequence MIEDKSIEFGKEEKGRGLAKNRFSWFFSCFYKNYFNEGDVSTMKAAVYYGRENVVIEERDIPQIGDDEILLKVKYCSICGTDVRIYSFGQANVIPPRILGHEITGVVDKVGKNVSGYVTGENAILAPAIACGTCKDCGRGHSNFCTQANAFGYSVDGGFAEYIRVPSTAIANGNLIKLAPRARLSEYCLAEPLSCVINGQQPLNIKKGDQVLVIGAGPIGAMHVLLAKANGANVILADIDSNRLELAGKCGADLLINSKDVDLVGQVKELTNGNGVDVAITACSVPIAQEQALKSVGKGGRVSFFAGLPKEKAVNCLDMNIVHYNEVSIHGAYGSRLDQNIEAYKLLTDKTVDAAKLITHVLPLEQLIDGFNLVKTGQGLKVVIEL encoded by the coding sequence ATGATTGAAGACAAGTCCATAGAGTTTGGTAAAGAGGAAAAGGGCCGGGGGCTAGCAAAGAATCGCTTCTCATGGTTCTTTTCCTGTTTTTACAAAAATTACTTTAATGAGGGAGATGTGTCTACTATGAAAGCTGCGGTATATTATGGCCGAGAAAATGTTGTTATTGAAGAACGTGACATCCCACAAATCGGAGATGATGAAATTCTTCTCAAAGTGAAGTATTGTTCTATTTGTGGTACTGATGTCAGGATTTATAGTTTTGGTCAGGCAAATGTAATACCGCCCCGGATTTTAGGGCATGAAATAACTGGTGTTGTTGATAAAGTGGGAAAAAACGTGAGTGGTTATGTGACTGGTGAAAATGCAATTTTGGCTCCTGCTATCGCTTGCGGAACTTGTAAAGACTGCGGACGAGGCCATAGTAATTTTTGTACGCAAGCAAATGCCTTTGGTTATAGCGTAGATGGTGGCTTTGCCGAATATATCCGTGTACCGTCTACTGCGATTGCAAACGGTAACTTGATCAAACTGGCGCCCCGTGCGAGATTGTCGGAATATTGTCTGGCAGAGCCGTTATCTTGTGTTATTAATGGACAGCAACCATTAAATATAAAAAAAGGTGATCAAGTATTGGTGATCGGTGCTGGCCCAATTGGTGCTATGCATGTATTGTTAGCCAAGGCAAATGGTGCCAACGTCATTTTAGCTGATATTGATTCTAATCGATTAGAGTTGGCCGGCAAATGCGGTGCTGATTTGTTGATTAATTCCAAGGACGTGGATTTGGTGGGGCAGGTAAAAGAATTAACAAACGGAAATGGCGTGGATGTGGCGATTACGGCCTGTTCCGTTCCGATTGCCCAGGAACAGGCTCTTAAGTCTGTCGGAAAGGGTGGAAGGGTTAGCTTTTTTGCCGGATTGCCTAAAGAAAAAGCAGTTAATTGCTTAGATATGAATATTGTTCACTACAATGAAGTATCAATCCATGGAGCCTATGGTTCCCGGTTGGATCAGAATATAGAGGCTTATAAGCTATTGACTGATAAAACAGTGGATGCAGCAAAATTAATTACTCATGTCTTGCCGTTGGAACAATTGATTGATGGGTTTAATTTAGTCAAAACAGGTCAAGGTTTGAAAGTGGTTATTGAGCTATAA
- a CDS encoding GntR family transcriptional regulator, with translation MEKNPALQGTLVDDNGIPLYYQLVSIIKRNITSAVLKPGDLLPSEVEFMDSYKISRSTVRQAFGSLEEDGLVIRRRGKGTYVAKPKLRRKLDNVYSFSNDMIQQGLKPDSKVIRFANRKVSRDLMKGLKIRDSEENIFEVVRVRMANGEPLLLETTFIPSKFCPYLTKEMLEHDSLYRILKDLSSIEAYYAVETYQPIILKKYEAELLQCKPGMSGYFVERISYLETEEIFEMTQSIVRSDRCKYEVKLYKDSIMFSRTVEQ, from the coding sequence ATGGAAAAAAATCCTGCATTACAGGGAACACTAGTGGATGATAATGGCATTCCATTATATTATCAATTGGTTTCGATTATTAAGAGAAACATTACTTCTGCTGTTTTAAAGCCGGGTGACTTGCTGCCATCAGAAGTGGAGTTTATGGATTCGTACAAAATCAGTCGTTCGACGGTAAGGCAAGCATTCGGAAGCTTGGAAGAGGATGGTTTGGTGATCCGGCGTAGGGGCAAGGGAACGTATGTGGCAAAGCCTAAATTACGGCGTAAGCTTGATAATGTATATAGTTTTTCAAATGACATGATTCAACAAGGGTTAAAACCAGACTCTAAAGTCATTCGATTTGCGAATAGGAAAGTGTCTCGAGATCTAATGAAGGGATTGAAAATTCGCGATTCAGAAGAAAATATATTTGAGGTTGTCAGAGTCCGTATGGCAAATGGCGAGCCGCTGTTATTGGAAACTACATTTATTCCCTCAAAATTCTGTCCCTATTTAACAAAGGAAATGCTCGAACATGATTCGTTGTACCGGATTCTAAAAGATCTCTCATCAATAGAAGCATATTATGCGGTAGAGACGTACCAACCGATTATATTAAAAAAATATGAAGCAGAATTATTACAGTGCAAACCCGGTATGAGTGGATATTTTGTCGAACGTATTTCTTACCTTGAGACTGAGGAGATCTTTGAGATGACACAGTCTATAGTACGAAGTGATCGCTGTAAATACGAAGTTAAGCTATATAAAGACAGCATTATGTTTAGTCGGACAGTTGAACAATAG
- a CDS encoding response regulator: MTIRVLIVDDHFLSRRGIASILSANPLFEVIGEATTGTEALKKATQLVPDLILMDIRMPDGDGLEATGRIKSTMPHIKIIILSVSDDVQDFFEAIKRGAQGYLLKNMEPEYWLDYIISIVQGEAPISRVLAAKILQEFAGQKQAVPDSRLSEREQEVLQLISQGLSNKEIGENLYLSESTVKNHLRSILDKLHLQNRMQLIAFAYKNRLVGH, translated from the coding sequence GTGACTATTCGAGTATTAATCGTTGACGATCACTTTCTGTCACGCAGGGGAATCGCCAGCATTCTTTCGGCCAATCCTTTGTTTGAAGTCATCGGCGAAGCAACCACAGGAACTGAAGCGCTGAAAAAGGCGACACAGCTGGTGCCGGATCTTATTTTGATGGACATCCGCATGCCGGACGGTGATGGATTAGAAGCTACCGGCAGGATTAAATCAACCATGCCGCATATAAAAATCATCATTCTGAGCGTATCGGACGACGTCCAGGACTTCTTCGAAGCCATAAAACGCGGCGCCCAGGGATATTTACTCAAGAATATGGAACCAGAATACTGGTTGGATTATATTATCAGCATTGTGCAGGGTGAAGCTCCCATATCCCGGGTGCTGGCAGCCAAAATACTGCAGGAATTTGCCGGACAGAAACAGGCAGTTCCGGATAGCAGACTGTCCGAGCGTGAACAAGAAGTACTGCAGCTAATTAGCCAAGGGCTTAGCAATAAAGAAATCGGAGAAAATCTATATCTTAGTGAAAGCACGGTAAAAAACCATCTACGCAGTATTCTGGATAAACTCCATTTGCAAAACCGGATGCAATTGATTGCCTTTGCTTATAAAAATCGGCTGGTTGGCCATTAG
- a CDS encoding class II fructose-bisphosphate aldolase has protein sequence MLVNTKEMLQKASDLKYCIIQPNVWDLQSLRAILRSSLETSCPIIVGLAEVHFRFITPEEVGELVKYYASKTDMPIALQLDHGMTFDAVVRSIRAGFTAVMIDASSLPYEENIRVTSEVVRVAKTCNVTVEAELGHVGSGQNYQEIVINQSLLTDPLQAREFVERTQIDSLAVAVGTAHGEYNGTPKLEFQRLADIKKEVDVPLVLHGGSGTGKELLAKAVTTGISKLNVGTDLMKAARRAIHESTANLQYAEEGIVAEKAIRECLKGYIDCCGGIGKAPADLKYVDLSMIGESSQEDLTGIACSDNA, from the coding sequence ATGTTGGTAAACACAAAGGAAATGTTGCAAAAGGCCTCAGACTTAAAATATTGTATAATTCAACCCAATGTATGGGATTTGCAAAGCTTGCGGGCGATTTTGCGGTCCAGCTTGGAAACCTCGTGTCCGATTATTGTTGGTTTGGCAGAAGTTCATTTTCGTTTTATTACACCAGAAGAAGTAGGTGAACTGGTTAAATACTATGCTAGTAAAACAGATATGCCCATTGCATTACAACTGGATCATGGTATGACTTTTGATGCAGTCGTCCGTTCGATTAGGGCTGGTTTCACTGCAGTTATGATTGACGCTTCAAGTTTGCCTTATGAGGAGAATATTCGTGTGACAAGTGAAGTCGTTCGTGTTGCCAAGACTTGTAATGTTACAGTGGAAGCGGAACTCGGACATGTAGGTAGCGGTCAAAATTATCAGGAAATAGTAATCAATCAAAGCCTGTTGACTGATCCATTACAGGCTCGTGAGTTTGTTGAGAGAACACAAATTGATAGCTTAGCTGTTGCTGTAGGAACTGCTCATGGTGAATATAATGGAACACCGAAGTTGGAGTTTCAGCGATTGGCCGATATAAAAAAAGAAGTAGATGTGCCACTGGTTTTACATGGTGGGTCGGGGACAGGCAAAGAACTGTTAGCCAAGGCTGTTACAACTGGTATCAGTAAGCTGAATGTGGGCACAGATTTAATGAAAGCAGCTAGGCGCGCCATTCATGAATCCACTGCTAATCTGCAATATGCGGAAGAGGGAATAGTGGCGGAAAAAGCTATTCGTGAGTGTTTAAAAGGATATATTGATTGTTGTGGTGGAATCGGTAAAGCGCCAGCGGATCTTAAATATGTGGATTTAAGTATGATTGGCGAAAGCAGTCAGGAAGATCTTACCGGTATAGCTTGCTCGGATAATGCATAG
- a CDS encoding rhodanese-like domain-containing protein — MKTRILLILTLFLTLTLMPIYAHESPATDSVSGGHDGTTSLHAKIDQFLKSVSDNHSFVVSLDSKTATDLLLDVRAAEDFQKSPVKDALNVPLTDLHDHIKDLPKDKRILVIGDPVDGAYAVFVLRLHSIDGWLAKSSEATGGCPLMEAHKKHH, encoded by the coding sequence ATGAAAACTCGTATTCTGCTGATATTAACGTTATTTTTAACTCTCACGCTAATGCCAATCTACGCTCACGAGAGTCCTGCCACCGATTCTGTTTCCGGCGGGCACGACGGCACTACATCACTGCACGCAAAAATTGACCAGTTTTTAAAATCAGTGTCTGATAATCATTCTTTTGTTGTGTCGCTAGATAGTAAAACGGCCACTGACCTCCTGCTGGATGTACGCGCAGCAGAAGATTTCCAGAAATCACCGGTCAAAGATGCCCTGAATGTACCGCTTACTGATTTACATGATCATATAAAAGACTTACCCAAAGACAAGCGCATATTGGTTATTGGCGATCCTGTGGACGGGGCGTACGCCGTCTTTGTCTTACGCTTGCACAGCATAGACGGCTGGCTGGCAAAAAGCAGCGAAGCAACAGGCGGCTGCCCACTGATGGAAGCGCATAAAAAACATCACTAA
- a CDS encoding ATP-dependent metallopeptidase FtsH/Yme1/Tma family protein, producing the protein MKKIKELKVNAILIILGITYIILGVFSFRLFARLLTILATIVLFYFIGKLFLRGEEETAGSNNFGKFFKRMLYVAGFFFVLVLIISVIDYYSSRNQNIKEITYSNLLQEVDQGAIERVSITDKYLRGKLKNGQEFSVILPQDASPLIETMHKRNIAISFNEPPAPPWWKALWER; encoded by the coding sequence TTGAAAAAGATAAAAGAGTTGAAGGTTAATGCAATACTAATTATTTTGGGTATTACGTACATAATTTTAGGCGTTTTTAGCTTTAGACTTTTTGCCAGGCTTTTAACAATACTTGCTACTATCGTCTTATTTTATTTTATCGGTAAGCTCTTTTTACGTGGAGAGGAAGAAACAGCTGGCAGCAACAATTTTGGTAAGTTTTTCAAGAGGATGTTATATGTAGCAGGATTTTTCTTCGTTCTTGTGCTTATAATTTCTGTTATTGACTATTATTCATCAAGAAATCAAAATATCAAAGAGATTACATATTCAAATTTGCTACAGGAAGTCGATCAAGGGGCAATTGAGCGCGTTAGCATCACTGATAAATATCTTAGAGGCAAGCTTAAAAATGGTCAGGAATTCAGTGTTATCTTGCCCCAGGATGCAAGTCCATTGATTGAAACTATGCATAAAAGAAACATTGCGATCAGTTTTAATGAACCACCAGCACCTCCGTGGTGGAAAGCTTTGTGGGAAAGGTAA
- the srlA gene encoding PTS glucitol/sorbitol transporter subunit IIC — protein sequence MDIVVNASVYFMSMFQAGGKTLVSLITGILPTLACLLVVVKAIVKFIGEEKLEALAQKGANSIIIRYVVLPSLSWLILANPMAFTMGRFLPQKYKGAFFDAICALGHPFTGLFPHTDPSELFIWLGVSQGLVTLGLPVAGLAVGYLVAGITVALIRGLVTERLWIYFAKKKGIDVNAGTGATTLN from the coding sequence ATGGATATTGTTGTTAATGCTTCGGTATATTTTATGTCGATGTTCCAAGCAGGCGGAAAAACGTTGGTGTCATTAATTACTGGAATTCTTCCGACGCTGGCCTGCTTACTGGTGGTTGTTAAAGCAATTGTCAAATTTATTGGTGAAGAAAAACTTGAAGCACTAGCGCAAAAAGGGGCCAACAGTATTATTATCCGGTATGTCGTGCTGCCGTCGTTGTCGTGGCTTATCTTGGCCAATCCGATGGCATTTACGATGGGACGTTTTCTACCGCAGAAATATAAAGGAGCATTTTTTGATGCAATTTGTGCGTTGGGCCATCCTTTTACCGGACTTTTCCCGCATACGGATCCCTCGGAGTTATTTATTTGGCTGGGTGTATCGCAGGGATTAGTAACTTTGGGATTGCCGGTTGCCGGCCTGGCTGTAGGATATTTGGTTGCTGGTATAACGGTGGCGTTGATTAGAGGACTGGTTACCGAACGGCTTTGGATTTATTTTGCTAAGAAAAAAGGTATTGATGTTAATGCAGGAACAGGGGCTACTACGTTAAATTGA
- a CDS encoding triose-phosphate isomerase, with protein MKRKIKTPFFSVNPKGYLYGKEVVELAVEADRLAKQYNIDLFYTAQVIDFPAINEVAERIFLTAQHMDPLAPGRGMGYIFPAALQYYNVKATFLNHAEHPMNLRDLVKTIKLANSLEMYTIACADSVEEAQAIAQLKPDILICEPTELIGTGQTSSAHYRETSNTAVKQISPDTLVLQGAGISTGKDVYQVIKAGADGTGGTSGIVCAPDKVATLREMIEALVDARSELGM; from the coding sequence ATGAAACGAAAGATTAAAACCCCCTTTTTTTCAGTCAATCCGAAGGGGTATCTGTATGGGAAAGAAGTAGTTGAGTTGGCTGTCGAAGCTGACCGTCTGGCTAAACAATATAACATTGACTTATTTTACACAGCTCAGGTCATTGATTTCCCGGCAATCAATGAGGTTGCCGAAAGGATATTTTTGACGGCGCAGCATATGGATCCGCTGGCTCCTGGGCGAGGGATGGGATATATCTTTCCAGCGGCTCTGCAATATTATAACGTGAAAGCTACCTTTCTTAATCATGCTGAACATCCGATGAATTTGCGGGATTTGGTAAAAACAATAAAGCTGGCCAACAGTTTAGAAATGTATACAATTGCCTGTGCCGATTCTGTTGAGGAAGCGCAGGCTATCGCTCAGCTAAAACCGGATATTCTTATTTGTGAGCCAACTGAATTGATTGGCACTGGACAGACCAGCAGTGCTCACTATAGGGAAACAAGTAACACGGCGGTTAAGCAGATTTCACCGGATACCCTGGTTTTGCAAGGGGCAGGTATCAGCACGGGAAAAGATGTTTACCAGGTGATTAAAGCCGGGGCTGACGGTACCGGTGGCACTAGTGGGATTGTCTGCGCACCGGATAAGGTAGCGACACTCCGGGAAATGATAGAAGCTCTTGTCGATGCTAGAAGTGAATTGGGCATGTAA
- a CDS encoding sensor histidine kinase: protein MHTTQMKWIAAIVPAICIGLFEFARHEFLHVISMDWGNVLVAVLTGIIFMLFSHGIFTLMENLYGKLQQEKQETAVLQERYRIARNLHDSIAQSLFFMNVKIMDIERACQNRQEPWTAIKDLREAIRFADTELRQHIFALQTVAAEDNIDLIAAMQDHLRQYETQTGTKVNLAITCAKKIPFSSYERKQLFHIFQELLFNIRKHAAATQVNVSLSEQSEAFTLSIADNGKGFVAAENLRQKKSFGYKLLEQDIQSIEADLQLVSIPGAGTTVTVTKKKKKELPS, encoded by the coding sequence ATGCATACTACTCAAATGAAATGGATCGCAGCCATCGTACCGGCTATCTGCATCGGCCTGTTCGAATTCGCCAGGCACGAATTTTTACACGTTATTTCGATGGATTGGGGCAATGTTTTGGTAGCTGTACTGACGGGGATCATCTTTATGCTATTTTCTCACGGCATTTTCACCTTGATGGAAAATCTTTACGGCAAACTGCAGCAGGAAAAGCAGGAAACAGCCGTATTGCAGGAGCGGTACCGGATTGCCCGCAATTTACATGACAGTATCGCCCAATCATTATTTTTTATGAATGTAAAAATAATGGATATCGAAAGAGCTTGCCAAAATCGGCAGGAACCATGGACGGCAATTAAGGATTTGCGTGAAGCTATCCGCTTTGCCGATACCGAACTACGGCAGCATATTTTTGCCTTGCAAACCGTGGCTGCGGAGGACAACATTGATCTCATCGCCGCCATGCAGGATCACTTACGCCAGTACGAAACGCAAACCGGCACGAAAGTCAATCTAGCTATCACTTGTGCTAAGAAAATTCCCTTTAGCTCCTATGAGCGAAAACAACTGTTCCATATCTTTCAGGAATTATTATTCAACATCCGCAAGCATGCTGCAGCCACACAGGTGAATGTCAGCTTAAGTGAACAAAGCGAAGCCTTTACCCTGTCAATCGCCGACAACGGGAAAGGATTTGTAGCGGCAGAAAATCTTCGTCAAAAAAAATCTTTCGGCTACAAACTATTGGAACAGGATATTCAATCCATCGAGGCTGACCTTCAACTTGTCAGTATTCCGGGTGCCGGGACTACTGTAACAGTTACGAAAAAGAAGAAAAAGGAGCTGCCGTCGTGA
- a CDS encoding PTS glucitol/sorbitol transporter subunit IIA, protein MQEVIYETEVFAIGDMAVQLLNDEKLLVLFGAEAPEFLQEVCYKHNNNSVKKSIANGDIVKIDDKTYRVTSVGDVANQNLLAMGHCTLDFNVKPEADRLPGSIHLIGEQIPALNVGSKITVIRE, encoded by the coding sequence ATGCAGGAAGTAATTTATGAAACGGAAGTTTTTGCAATCGGGGATATGGCGGTTCAACTTTTAAATGATGAAAAACTTCTTGTTTTATTTGGAGCTGAAGCTCCGGAGTTTTTACAGGAAGTGTGTTATAAACACAACAATAATTCTGTAAAAAAATCAATTGCAAATGGCGATATTGTAAAAATCGATGATAAGACATATCGGGTTACCAGTGTTGGTGACGTTGCTAATCAAAATTTACTAGCCATGGGGCATTGTACTCTGGACTTTAATGTTAAACCAGAGGCGGATAGGCTTCCCGGCTCCATTCATTTAATTGGGGAACAAATACCTGCTCTTAATGTTGGTTCTAAGATTACAGTTATTCGTGAGTAA